The following DNA comes from Naumovozyma dairenensis CBS 421 chromosome 4, complete genome.
TATCAGTTCTAACACCAGGAGAACCCCTTGCTCTCATTACAGTTTCAGTGGAAAGATCCATAGTAATATGTTTGGAAAAttcttttgtaaatttGGTAACGTCAATCAAATTTGTGGCAATAAATCCAggatattgatgaatttgacCACCCGTGAAACGAGTTAAATTAGATAATGTGGCAATATCCTTATAGTCATCAGAAGCTACAAAGATATCAATAGCAATTTGAAGTTTACTGCAATCCACAGTAAAATTCTTATAGAAGTTATCTTGACAAGATAATAAGGCAGAAGATTCCTTCGGAGTATTTGttacattattttcttgtcTTTTTTGTAATGCACCTATACCAATATTAGGTAAAGTGGCAGAAATGACAATAATTTTACCACCAATACCTGAAATCAAATTGTAAGCAGCTTTTAACCCTGGACCCAATGCAAATTTAGTCATTGAATTTGCTTGGAAAATTTCAGGGATTTTATTCAACactttttctaaattatttCTACATAATCTTAATGATGCTACTAATGAATTTGGTCTTGGTAAAAATGGTTCATCTAAATCGCAAATATCCAtcatttcaatttgatcagattcttcatcatttggGACAgcaaaataatgaattgcATTATCTACACATAAAATGGAAACTCTTGTCCTACCGTCATGATTTGGTAAATATTCTAAATTATCCAAGATTGATCTCGTTGCTGTTGCTAATAATCCATTTCTAATTGCATTTTGTGAGACATCTAAGATGAAAGTATAGATAGATGGTGGTGGTTGTCTTAAAGTGTATTCCTTTGGAGCTAAATATTCCATGACAGCgtatttaatttcatttctttcataACGGTTCACAAAATTTTCGTTACCCATTGGTTCATCCATTGCCATTGGGATATCATTAGCCAATCTACAAAAATTACATCTCCATCTTCTATTAGCGTCGTTATCGATCTTAACGAATGGGTTCATATAAGAACGACAACGACGACAACGTGATACGATCATATCTTCACTTAATGGAGGTGGGTCAATATTATCTTGTAAATGTTGGTAAGGTCTAATGACGATAGCGAATGGTAATTTcgattttttcaaaagtgaATTAGTCCTGGGGACAGCATTCAAGGTTGATCTTAAATAGTCTGGTGACGCATTAGCAGCATCAGATGGGACCAAGAAATTAGATGGTTCGACCATAATTGGAGGAGGTGGATattgtaattcttcaatatgaGGTGGTAAAGAAGTCAACAAATCGATTGAAAACAATTGATTCATTGGTTTCTGTGGTTTAGCttgattttgattcatTCCAACGATATTTGGATTTTGATACTGACCATATTGATCAagttgttgctgttgttgctgttgttgttgatagTAAGCACTTGGATCCATGGcgttattatttaattgtaaATTAGCCATTGAATAAGCAGTTTGATCCAATTGTTGGTTTAATTGTTGCTGGGCAGGAGTAAACATTTGACTAGGAACTGCCATTCCAGGTTGCATTTGTTGCGGTTGTTGTGATGCTTGTTGTGGTGATAACGGTTGTGATTGTTGTTGCATATTCATAGCAACATTCCCAGCTTGTGGATAGAATGCATTAGGGTCCATAGGCTGCTGACCCATTTGCAATTGAGCTTGTGGGTAGACACGTTTCTTATGAGACATGTTGCTAGATCTGTATTCGTGTTATATGATTTTGGTTTTTCCTTTCGCTCTAAATCAGTGGGGAAGTGAGCTTAGCAATTGCAATTTATCAATCAAAGTATCTATGTTGACCAATTGTTCAAAATGTTCCAAAAGATAGAGTTCCTTTACTCCGGCTTACCTTACcttctcttttcttctcttcaaCTACCAACTGTTGTTTCGTACACCTTAACTATGGCGAACTGTATACAATAAGTTTGCCACCTGTCTCTTATTTTGacaattgaagatttaacGTTAAGGTATCGTACTATGCCAACTGAAAGACAACAACACCACTAACGACGTTCGTAGGAAGCCGAAGGGGATTTCCAAAATCCGAGTGTGGGTCACGGGTGTCTGTTTACCCGGCTaacaaaagaacaaattaGGGCATTTAAGAGGGCATGaacatatttctttaacttAACCctatattattgttagaAAGCCGTGAGCGGGGGTTGTTGCCCTAACAGTCCTCCGAACgtcttttctttctttttagcCATAGACCAAACGGCACGCACGAACATCCGTACCGAACGTACATACattttatattgaattgaattatGGGTAAAAAAACGTTGGATATAGCTATTATAACTAACATGACCCCACAGTTACTTACTATTACTTACTATttcagaagaagatggtGAATGGAATACGTAGAACATAACACTAGGACTAACATTAGGTGAAATTAGACGAATATCTATCTATACTTAAACAGAATAAAACCTCGCCGAAGAGTTATCGTCcttaatttttgattaCCTAAGAAAACGATAATTATACAGAGAAACAGTActttttgaagaaacaacaaagaaaatcttTAAACAGATCAATAGAAGCCATGAAGTATGTTACAAaaattttgtttgttttaCCTTATCTTTACGTTTTAATATGGTCTTTTGACTATAAAAAAACTTGGTAAGCGATAAATGTTCCTATGATACtaacttcttcttttttttttggtaataCTACTAATACTAGCAATATTAATAGTCGTAATAGCAATAGTAGTAACAATAGTAGTGGTGGTGGTACTAACTCTAAAAGAAGGATTGAAACAGATGTTATGAAACTACTAATGAGTGATCATGATGTAGAATTAGTGAATGATAATATGCAAgaattttatattaaattttgtgGACCAAAGGATACACCGTATGAAAATGGTGTTTGGAGATTACATGTAGAATTACCTGATAATTATCCATATAAATCTCCAAGTATTGGATttgttaataaaattttccatccaaatattgatattgcATCAGGTTCCATTTGTTTAGATGTAATTAATTCTACTTGGTCCCCATTATACGATTTACTTAATATCGTAGAATGGATGATACCTGGGTTATTAAAGGAACCTAATGGGAGTGATCCACTGAATAATGAAGCTGCAACTTTGGAGTTAAAGGATAAAAAACTTTACGAggaaagaattaaagaatatattgcAAAATATGCGACTGAGGATAGATATATACAAACGTTTGGTGCTGGTACCGATGATTCAAGTGGTGAGGATGATGATCCGCTTGATGGTTTCC
Coding sequences within:
- the SFB2 gene encoding COPII subunit SFB2 (similar to Saccharomyces cerevisiae SEC24 (YIL109C) and SFB2 (YNL049C); ancestral locus Anc_2.262), with the translated sequence MSHKKRVYPQAQLQMGQQPMDPNAFYPQAGNVAMNMQQQSQPLSPQQASQQPQQMQPGMAVPSQMFTPAQQQLNQQLDQTAYSMANLQLNNNAMDPSAYYQQQQQQQQQLDQYGQYQNPNIVGMNQNQAKPQKPMNQLFSIDLLTSLPPHIEELQYPPPPIMVEPSNFLVPSDAANASPDYLRSTLNAVPRTNSLLKKSKLPFAIVIRPYQHLQDNIDPPPLSEDMIVSRCRRCRSYMNPFVKIDNDANRRWRCNFCRLANDIPMAMDEPMGNENFVNRYERNEIKYAVMEYLAPKEYTLRQPPPSIYTFILDVSQNAIRNGLLATATRSILDNLEYLPNHDGRTRVSILCVDNAIHYFAVPNDEESDQIEMMDICDLDEPFLPRPNSLVASLRLCRNNLEKVLNKIPEIFQANSMTKFALGPGLKAAYNLISGIGGKIIVISATLPNIGIGALQKRQENNVTNTPKESSALLSCQDNFYKNFTVDCSKLQIAIDIFVASDDYKDIATLSNLTRFTGGQIHQYPGFIATNLIDVTKFTKEFSKHITMDLSTETVMRARGSPGVRTDKFYGHFFNRSSDLCAFSALPRDQEYVFELTLDENLIGEYCYIQVATLLSLNTGQRRIRVITLCLPTSDNISDIFASADQLAITAVLTQKAIQKAINSSLNEARDFLTRSIQDILLSYKKEIVSSNVTGTSPLRLSSNLRMLPLLIHCLTKNAAFRASIIPSDHRSGALNYLETAPLKYLIKNIYPNVYSLHDMPDDVGLPDENGSIVLPQPVNASSASFDKYGLYLIDNSKELFLWMGGDAVSELISDVFGTPEIFQIPTGKAELPVVPSSTFNERVRNIISKVREHDDVVTYQQLYIVRGISQSEPVAHVSAKELSTLRLWANSELVEDKILNNESYREFLQIIKGKLNK
- the UBC8 gene encoding E2 ubiquitin-conjugating protein UBC8 (similar to Saccharomyces cerevisiae UBC8 (YEL012W); ancestral locus Anc_1.436) → MNNINSRNSNSSNNSSGGGTNSKRRIETDVMKLLMSDHDVELVNDNMQEFYIKFCGPKDTPYENGVWRLHVELPDNYPYKSPSIGFVNKIFHPNIDIASGSICLDVINSTWSPLYDLLNIVEWMIPGLLKEPNGSDPLNNEAATLELKDKKLYEERIKEYIAKYATEDRYIQTFGAGTDDSSGEDDDPLDGFQKEDEDEEEEEDIDKGFAGESGDDFGKGNKNKDETDGSSEELSDIEVSEEEEA